The window CTGGATGGGGAAGAATTGCTACTAATGGTGAGTGATGCATAGGtacacaaaatgtttaatgcttaatcagtttattttaacatatcaggtttatttcataattatgtGAGGAAAGAAATTAATTGTTCCTTTTAGTGGAACATATGTTTCCCTGTGGGGAAGTCCAGTTTTGTCTAAAGGAAGTAACACGACAGTGAGgcgattaaaaaaattataacttcCTTAATAAATTACTCAAGTAATAAGGAAGCTGGAAAATATTTACCATCCAACAAAGAGCCTCTACTGTATAAGGTTCATTATTTTGACgtaaatgtcatgtttttagGTTGTTAGACTAAGCTAGATTTTTCAGCAGGGTTCATTatgtgaaaacattttaattgaaaGAAATCATTGGTCTTCACAGTGAATCTGCCAGCCCCTCAAACCCTGCAAGAGGTGAAGGTGCCGATTGTGAATAACAGTGCCTGTACAATTGCATATAGACGTGATGTAACAAACAATATGATATGTGCTGGCGTGGCTGCAGGAGGAGAAGGTGCATGCAATGTAAGCAATCTAAAAACATATGCTAATGTTAAAACTACATCAATTCAGGAAACCATGCCATGTAGTAAAAGAGCAGAGTCCTTATCAGTCTTTTGTGAATGCAGGGAGATTCTGGAGGTCCACTGGTGGTCAAGATCAATCAAACCTGGTTTCAGGCTGGGATTGTGAGCTTTGGCACTACTGCAGGATGTTCTGTCCGTGGCATTCCCACTGTGTTCACCAGAGTGTCTCAGTACCAAGTCTGGATTGAGAACGAAATCAACAGCAATCCACCTGGATTAGTTACATTCTCAAGTGGCAGTAATGGCTCCCCCAACCTCTTCTGTCTGCTCCTTTCTTTTTCCATCATCCCCTTCCTCCTCTTTTCTATACTCTTGTAATGTTAGTTAAGTTGAAGACACAAGTACAGCCAAAAAGTGTAGACTAACGTATTTACTGCAgtcaacttatttaaaaaaaaaaaaaaacttagagtACAAGTCAAAACTTCACCTTCTTATTCAATGGTTAAGAGATAAAAATCAGAAACTGGTCGTTTTCGTTCCTGACGGTTACTGatttttatgtacattaatgaggaaaaaaaattaacttaaatgattttagcaaatgcctgcaatataacaaagagtgaaaaatttaagggggtctgaatactttccgtacccactgtacatgtactttTATTATGTACTttatatgctttttattttattaagaagGGCAACAGGTCTAGAAGCAGTTATAGCACGTAACtagataaaaattaaaaaaaaaaaaaaattacaattatttatttatttatatggtaGCCATAACAAATAGTTAACACCATGAACCTCACTATAGCTTTACTCTGAAAAGACTGGACCTTACATTTCCTTATTCAACCTCACAACCTGCAGTCTTCAAAAACCGCTGCAATTTCTAGACCAGTGCATTCTTCAGAACACTATTGCGCATGAACATTCAGACTGGTCTTTTGGTGAGACTGGTTTCAGACCGGTGCAGAGATCACAGCTCTTATGACGTTATGTTCTAGAAACACCTGCAGACATGACTGATTGACATGCCCACTGCGGGATGATCTAATTCACATGaactaataaaacacatttttgcatatatttgtatgtacatcgtgattttgaaataaataaaatgtctagcaatgtgacaattaaaaaatta of the Clarias gariepinus isolate MV-2021 ecotype Netherlands chromosome 16, CGAR_prim_01v2, whole genome shotgun sequence genome contains:
- the LOC128544823 gene encoding serine protease 27-like isoform X2, which codes for MEMKFWKVVCAVCALLLNASGGSFAQLSVCGQPRLNTRIVGGENASPGSWPWQVSIQRGGSHFCGGSLINENWVLSAAHCFQSVAASSIKLFLGLENLQANSSFPGGTNAWVTGWGRIATNVNLPAPQTLQEVKVPIVNNSACTIAYRRDVTNNMICAGVAAGGEGACNGDSGGPLVVKINQTWFQAGIVSFGTTAGCSVRGIPTVFTRVSQYQVWIENEINSNPPGLVTFSSGSNGSPNLFCLLLSFSIIPFLLFSILL